GAAAAACTATAGAATACTATTATCTTGATTTTTCAACTTCCAAAGTTTTATATCCTTCCTGTTAAATTCCTTGCAAGAGAATCAGGAAGGACATAACGTTTTTACCATCAACATGATCGAAAACAGAACACTTACACGGTGTAAATTAGTTTCCTGGTTGTACCAGTggacttttattttgttaccaCCTAGATCTCCAATAAAACCTTCATGTAAAGGCTGTGGAAAATCCAAAATCCACAATCAAAATTAGCCATATATACACTAATCTCAGTTGCAGTGTAATTAGACTAGTCTCCATTGTATATAAACTCAGAACATCACTTGGTTGAGAATATGATTAGTCTGAAAATTGCAAAAAGGGACTAACTAACTGAGTAACCTGATGGATATCTCCCATATAATGTGATAAGAACATGAGAGCCTCTGTCAAGTTATCTGCAAACGAAAACAAAAGACTAACTCACAAAACTATGCTCCTTGTGTAACTCACAGAACGAATTACTAAAACCGAAACATAAATAATGGTATACAGATTCACATAAGCTAACTCACAGTGGACTATACTCTGAGAGTTTACAGAGGCAGACATTAGTTGGTTTGTGTAATTGAAGATTGCTCCTGTAACACACCAGTCTTTAGGGCAGTCCCCTttcacaaaaatacaaaaagaaatagacATTTATGCTAATGTCAAAAGAGAAACatgaataaaatttgaaagaaaaaagaactcaCGAGAATACTCATAGTTGCATTTGTAATCAGGTGTGTCAGCAAAATGCAAAGCACTAGTCCATCGCCATTGAGGTAGCTTTTTGATTTCATCAGGCCATGAGCAAACAGCTGCTAGCTCACCATCTGCATAATCAGGCAGAAGTTTCTTCACTGCAACTACTGTATCTTCCTCAAAATAACCCTAAAGGTCCAAAGAAGAGTGCGTAAGACTCAATGATAATGcctcaagaaaaaaaagctctcttttttttttccctctcaaTCTTAACAACAGAGTATTAAATTGATGCTCAAGATTCTTACAACAATCTCAAAGTATTAAAGCTCTCAGATCCATTTAAGACAATTTTAGAGCTAGGCTTATAATTAGAAACgaattttaaacaaatcttTTCACCTGAGCTATTTTGCAGACAGAGTAATGACCATCATCTCCCCAACACAGAGCTCCATGAACTAGCTGTGTAAGTACTAGTATACTCACAATCCACATTCTCAGCGACAAACCCATTCTGATAAAAGCTTTCAACAAAGTAAGcaaaaaatatggttttttttttaagatgagAGCCGGATTCAAGAAGATAAGAAAGAGAAGTCAAGGAGTTTTGCTTACCTCGAAAGACGTGGATTTTATCTATCTACTTCCTCCAGTATACTTCCATTGATATAGTAGTCTCTTATAAATGGGggtatgaataaaaaaatgtaaaggaGAGTTTGTTAGTACTTGTTTGACCTACTGTTGTTGTTGAGTCATTTAAAACGAGTCTCACCCGAAAAAAAGTAACGGCCAGTTTTCAACTTCATAGTGATTTTCACTTGtttatttggttgtttgtgtgATTTAAGTAACAACCTTTAAATAAAATAAGCAGATAATTATACATATAGTCTAATAAAGAAGTAATAATGATGGATTTAGGAGATGAATAGTTTAATACTAGTCAATGATTATCATAGTTAATTAAAACCAGCTTGTGATAACTTTCCCAATATCCTTTTCCAGTTTCAAGTGCCTGAAGCTGATACACATAGGACAGTTTTGGTTTAAGTACCATTGCATAAACTTAACTAACTTTACATGAATAAGCTAAGGAGCTAATAGAGTGACTGCACATGTTTCTTGGGGATCTTGTTCTCAGTTTCACGAACCAGCAAGCTTTGGTTTTGAAGAAAAGATACGGTTAAGAGTGGCTGCCAATCGAATCCCTCCTTGTGCAAGTCTCTTCTCCACAACGGGTAAACGAGAGAGGAAATAGTCATCTGCAGAACAGACATGAGAGAAATTCTAAGATCACGGCATTACATATCAGTGTATAACTGAGATGAACATGTGTGGGTAAACAAATCTAAGATCTTGTTTCAGAGCAAATACTGTTTGTCCAAAGTTCAACCTAATGTTTCCTATAAACTTTTGAAAATTCATTGTTCAGGGAATAAGTATACCTCCTAAAGTAGTCCCGGGTGTAGCGTTCCTGTAAGCATACTTGCAGGCCAGATTTATGCTTTCAGATGCATACCTGAATAACATCCAGATGCTTACTGAATCAACAATGATGTAATTAGGAAAAAGAGTAAGACAGCTATAACTATATTTCTCCACTATTCAACAACTTGCTAGATCTCTTAATGAaaattctttttccatttttctgcTCTTTACATCACTGCAAAGATAATGATATACTTATCTTGATGTTCGAAAGGAAATGACATATTATATGCTTACGGATTTGGACAGGCCGTTTTGTTAAGTTGACATGACTCCCACGATGGAACATCATTTGACCAGCCGTGCTATATTCAACCAGCAGTTAAAGCCAAAAGTCAATGTGAGTTAATTGGTTATATAACATACTGGCACTAGAGCTCCcccaaaagagaagaaagatagaTAGTACCGTAAGATTGGTCTGAAGTGCTTGAATAAAGAGTGGAAGACTTTTATTGTAGTATGTTTTAAGAGCAGACTCAATTATCATGTTATCCCAGACCTTCattattgaaacaaatttttttgtaaaatgttgGATCATTTAAAGATCATAATTACACAGTTTGGTCATTTCCAAAAGTGTAAACTGTTGAGCACCAATATGATCGATAACAAAAACTTACATGGTGCAAATTTGTTTTACGACGATACCAGCGGACTGTTATCGTGTTTCCACCTTCATCTCCCAGAAAACCAACATGCAAAGGCTGTGAAACTTACATATAGATAAGATACAGAACTTGTTGTGATAAGACTCATTTTATATTGGCAAAGGGATTGACCTGGTGAACGTCTCCAATATAATGTGATAAGAACATGAGAGCCTCAGTCAAGTTGTCTGCAGACAAAGACAAATCATGGCTCTATGCTCCATATAACTCAAACTGAAGCTATAGAATCAGATTCACTATAATAATCTCACTCACAGTGGACTATAGTATGCGAGTTTTCAGAAGCCGACATAAGTTGCATAGTGTAATTGAAAATCGCTGCTGTCACACACCGGTCTTGATGCTTATGAGTATCGTGACAATCCCCTTCACAAAGACACAACAACATATAGATTGGATTTCGGatatgaaaacagttcaaaaaagGTAAGAAGTTGGAGGATGAAAGAATAAACCGACGACAATACTCGTAGTTGCATCTGTAATCAGGTGTGTCAACATAGTGCAAAGGGCTAGTCCATCTCCATTGCCAATGGTGTTTAATCTCATCAGGCCATGAGCAAACAGATGCTAGATCACCTTCAGCATATTCAGGCAGAAGTTTCTTCACTGCAGCTACAGTTTCTTCCTCAAAGTAGCTCTGAGGATTGAAAATATATCATTATCACAGCTATCACAAAAGATTCAATCCCAATCAAAGGTATAGTCTTTAGCCAGATTCCACCATATACAGTAATCTCCTAGAGCAGTTTAGAGCTAAATCGATCTTCAATTTGGTAATAAAGTTCCCATATTTATAAATCACAGTGATATCAGTAACTCTAGGGTTTAAGCTCAGAATCTGATTTTTTACCTCGGCGATTTTGCAAACGGCGTAATGACCTTCTTTGCCCCAACAAAAAGCTCCGTGGATGAGCTGTGTAAGCACGAGTACTGTAGCAAACCACTGTCGCAGCGACAAACTCATTCTGAAACAGTTACAAAATTTCGATCTTTTCTTATTACCACGTCTATCGAAtcaaaagtttcgattttgCAGAACTTTTCAATTTCGGGGTGATCAGAAGAACAATGCTAGAAGCCTAAAACTAGAAGTCAAAGTAACTGTCATAGAGGTACCCTTCACAAAGCCGTGATCTTGTTAGTCTTTGCCTCACTTGAAAATATCCAATCAATTTTTTACATtataaatcccaaaaaaaaaaaaaaaaaactaaaatatttccTAGGAAAGgtcttttgttgattttgtcaTTGGAAAGTGAAATTGTTCATAATGGTTCTTgttaaaaatacacatcatttgATTTAGTCGACTATAATTTTTTGGTATACAAGAGCTTATCTGATAACATCTATGATCCATAGTCTCACATAGTCTTTTTGACCAAACCAGAAGGGAGATACACaaagccaacaacaacaaaacaaaactcttgtAGATTTATTTGATTATTCACCATGATTCTTGTCTCTCTGAACACTTCTTCCTTTGGAGAGGGGATCAAGTCTCAAGCAGAATCTTACCAATATGGTTACTACTCTCCATAAGGCTATGAGCTTCTGCTGCTTGTGACAGTGGTAAATATTTGTGAATTACCGGTTTTACCTTTCCCGCTTCTATAGCTGGCCATACATTCTTCTCGACTTCTGCTACAACAACTGCTTTGTTTTCACTGCTTCTTGGTCTTAATGCAGCTCCTGTAGGAACAAAACAGATAAAGAGTATCAGTCGGTCtcagttttgattttgagatatatatgattgattttgaTTGTGTGTGTTAAGTACCTAAAACAGTGAGACGCTTTGGAAGCAGACTACTTAGTTTTATTTCTGCATTGGCTCCTCCCATTAAACCGATAATACATAACCTTCCATCAAAGCTTAGGCTGTCGAGGTTTTTCTGCAAATACGGTGCCCCGATGCAGTCCAAGATAACATCAACACCTTTCCCATCGGTTTCCGCTTTTACCTTTGCCACAAAGTCCTCAGTTTTGTAATTTATACAAACATCAGCCCCGAGTTCTTTGCAAGCAGCTAGCTTTTCCTCATTCCCTGcaagttaaaaagaaaactggAACATTgtcaacaacaaccaaaataaaacatcGAGGCTGTGGATTAATTGAAGCTTAGACTAAACCTGCTGTGACAAATACTCTCACTCCAAGATGTTTAGCTATTTGAATTGCAAATGTCCCAATCCCACTAGAACCTCCATGAACCTGAAATTTCAATAACTATCAACATTAGCAAGGAGATAGACAAGTTTTGAACTAAGACctcaagagagaagaaggtgaGTAATAGATGAAGCCTCTAGTATTGCTTGTACATGGACTGACTACTAACGAACCGTAGAAACGGTCTTATACATAGTAAGTGGAGAAGTGAAATACCAAGAATGATTCACCAGGGGAGAGGCGCCCCATCATGAAGACAGTTGACCAAACAGTGCATGCCACTTCAGGGAAAGCCGTTGCATTCTTTAGCGAGATACCAGCGGGAATAGGGAAGATTTGTCCAGCAGGTACAGCAACTTTTTCTGCATAACCTCCTCCAGAAAGAAGAGCACACACCTTAGACAAAGAGAGACAGTCAGAAGTTTAACCCAAGACAACAACTTTATACTTTAAAAGTATTACTGTGGCCTAATAAGCCTAAAGTGAAACTAAAgccaaatcaaacacaaaactgtAACAAGCCTCAACAGCTAAGAACATGAAAACGAATTGAAACTAAActcaaatcaaaattagttgtaaTTCAAATGTTCTGAATCCTAAGTCAGTAAGAACACGAGTGTGAGCACTGAGAACTAAGCAATATATTCACAATTAGTCCAAGCTCGATGACTCAACGAAACTTAAACACACCAGaccctaaaaccaaaaattgagTATCTATAAGCCCTAAACAAGATTTTTCCCCAATTCCCAGAAAACGAAAATGACACAGGAATCGAGCTTTCTACCTGGTCTCCGACCTTCCAACGACAGACGTTCTTGCCAGCAGATTCAACGGTTCCAGAACACTCAAGACCAAGGTAAGGGCTTGAACCAGGTGGTGGATTATAAAGGCCAAGCCTTTGGAGAGTATCGGCACGATTCAAAGCAGTGGCGACAACTCTGATAAGAACCTCGTCGTCCTTGACTTCTGGGTCTGCCACATCTCGGAGTTGTAAAACCTCCGGTTTACCTGGCTGCGAGATCACGATCGCCTTCATTCTCTTCTATAGCTTCCGTATTCAAACTTCTTTCTCTTCACTTCGAGCAAACCAAACAGATGCAAAAGTGTTGAGACCAAAAAAGCCCCAGACTTTAACGGTTTTATTGGGTTTGCTCcatccaaattaaaaaatccaCTTTGGTTTGGTTAACCGCCACAATTGGGATTGAACCGCCACGGTTACCAATAACTGTTCCAAGATGGTGGCTCACAAATATTGTGTGGTTTGTAGAGAAGCAAGTATGTATCAGGAGGCTCAGCAATGAcgtaaacaaagaagaaaactcaataAATAACCATctcaatcatatatatcaatttCATGAATGTTTGAAACCAAATCCATAACTACCCATAACTTTATGAAATGTCCCTTAACTTTTGGATCATTATCATTCATACCATACCGACATGGGAACGGGTAGTTCTTAAAGTTTCCAATACTTTTGGTTTTTTCCTTGTCCAAacaaaaatccaacaaaaccgTGTGATCGAATCAGTGAGTCACACACATGTAGAAGACCAATGCCGACTTCTTTATGCAAATCGTAGCGACTCACGTGGTAAACGCGTTGCCATTTATATAAACTCCCAAATTACATATAATCTCATTATTTAGGACCCACGTTTGTGACTCCATTAATGGCGGTCTCGTGCTCCCTCATTTCTTCATGATCTACACAGAGATCTGATTATACTATTCTCCAGACTCTCACACTCTCATCTTCATTTCTTCTATAGTAGCTCTTCTCTGGTtagttcatctctctctctctctctctctctctctctctctctctctctggttggTTAGCTAGCTCTTATGTTCAGATATTTCTGGAGATCGCATTGTTTCTTTAGCTTTGAATCATTCTATCGGAGTAATAAAAATCGTCTTTTTaaattgggtttagggtttcttcgATTCTAGAATTTTGACTTTTGCCTCAATCAATCTAAAGCTTCGAGCTTTTCAATCGGCTAGATActgttttgtttgatacagCGATATCTCGTAGCTCCTCCTGTTCTAGTTCGTACTTAGCCTTATAGATCTCATGaaaggattgttttttttttaattgtacaaATAATTTGATGTTAGATTTGAGCGTAGGAGAGAATTGTCTTGAATATAATGCTGACACGTTTGTGAAGATTCAGATGTTATGGTTGATTAGAGATCTTGGTGCTAAAGAGGTTTGTGTGAAAAAAATGATGCAGGGTTGGGTTGCAGGGGAGAAAATGATGGACATAATGAATCTGAAACCTCCACAGATCACTTTTTATTGCTCGGCGTTTTCCGTCTTGCTCACAATTCATTTTACGATACAGCTTGTATCTCAGCATCTCTTTCACTGGAAGAACCCTAAGGAACAGAAGGCTATTCTCATCATTGTCCTTATGGCTCCTATCTACGCTGTTGTTTCCTTTATTGGTTTGTTAGAACTCAAAGGAAGTGAaaccttcttc
The sequence above is a segment of the Camelina sativa cultivar DH55 chromosome 10, Cs, whole genome shotgun sequence genome. Coding sequences within it:
- the LOC104718171 gene encoding endonuclease 3-like, coding for MGLSLRMWIVSILVLTQLVHGALCWGDDGHYSVCKIAQGYFEEDTVVAVKKLLPDYADGELAAVCSWPDEIKKLPQWRWTSALHFADTPDYKCNYEYSRDCPKDWCVTGAIFNYTNQLMSASVNSQSIVHYNLTEALMFLSHYMGDIHQPLHEGFIGDLGGNKIKVHWYNQETNLHRVWDDMIIESALVTYYNSSLPRMIHALQTKLKNGWSNDVPAWASCQFNQATCPNLYASESIDLACKYAYRNATAGTNLGDYYFVSRLPVVEKRLAQGGIRLAATLNRIFSAKPKLARA
- the LOC104718172 gene encoding endonuclease 4 isoform X2 — protein: MSLSLRQWFATVLVLTQLIHGAFCWGKEGHYAVCKIAESYFEEETVAAVKKLLPEYAEGDLASVCSWPDEIKHHWQWRWTSPLHYVDTPDYRCNYEYCRDCHDTHKHQDRCVTAAIFNYTMQLMSASENSHTIVHYNLTEALMFLSHYIGDVHQPLHVGFLGDEGGNTITVRWYRRKTNLHHVWDNMIIESALKTYYNKSLPLFIQALQTNLTHGWSNDVPSWESCQLNKTACPNPYASESINLACKYAYRNATPGTTLGDDYFLSRLPVVEKRLAQGGIRLAATLNRIFSSKPKLAGS
- the LOC104718172 gene encoding endonuclease 4 isoform X1; its protein translation is MSLSLRQWFATVLVLTQLIHGAFCWGKEGHYAVCKIAESYFEEETVAAVKKLLPEYAEGDLASVCSWPDEIKHHWQWRWTSPLHYVDTPDYRCNYEYCRRFILSSSNFLPFLNCFHIRNPIYMLLCLCEGDCHDTHKHQDRCVTAAIFNYTMQLMSASENSHTIVHYNLTEALMFLSHYIGDVHQPLHVGFLGDEGGNTITVRWYRRKTNLHHVWDNMIIESALKTYYNKSLPLFIQALQTNLTHGWSNDVPSWESCQLNKTACPNPYASESINLACKYAYRNATPGTTLGDDYFLSRLPVVEKRLAQGGIRLAATLNRIFSSKPKLAGS
- the LOC104718173 gene encoding quinone oxidoreductase PIG3-like, with the protein product MKAIVISQPGKPEVLQLRDVADPEVKDDEVLIRVVATALNRADTLQRLGLYNPPPGSSPYLGLECSGTVESAGKNVCRWKVGDQVCALLSGGGYAEKVAVPAGQIFPIPAGISLKNATAFPEVACTVWSTVFMMGRLSPGESFLVHGGSSGIGTFAIQIAKHLGVRVFVTAGNEEKLAACKELGADVCINYKTEDFVAKVKAETDGKGVDVILDCIGAPYLQKNLDSLSFDGRLCIIGLMGGANAEIKLSSLLPKRLTVLGAALRPRSSENKAVVVAEVEKNVWPAIEAGKVKPVIHKYLPLSQAAEAHSLMESSNHIGKILLET